The DNA window TAATGTGCCCTTAGAGCACACATTAGAtacccttaaaaaaaaaaaatcttacctCCCTCCCCTCCTCTTCCCTCTTTTAAAATCCCTCAGCTATTTGAACCAAACTAACTGACTCTTACACAAAAGTTTCGTTCCTCCATAGTTTTCATTATTTCATTTTCGTGGAAGCACTGCACAACGTTGTAAGGAATCGAAGAAACTAACGTTGTTGTTGTCGAAATTCTAAGGTTTTCTGTCTCATGGCATTCAAAACCGACAAATTCAAACTCACTCACTATTTCTTCTCCTCCAAACTCCGTTATTCTTCTTCTGCTGCAGAAACTGCAGATTCCATTGTCACCATCTTCACCACCAAAGGACCCTCCGCTCCTGAACTCACCAACTTCTCACCTTCACTAACCCCTCACCTTGTCGAATCCGTCCTCACGCGCCTCCGTAGCTGGCGCGTCGCCCATAACTTCTTCCATTGGGCTTCCAACCAACACCCTTACCACCACACTTCCTTCACCTTCAACGCCATCGCTTCTATCCTCTCCCGCTCCCATCAAACCAAACCTCTCGTCGACCTCGCCAAACACCTCCCAAATTCCTCATGCTCCTTCACTCCCGGTGCTTTCTCTTTCTTCCTTCGCTGCCTCGGTAATCTTCGCTTGGCTCAAGAAGCCCACCACCTGTTTGATGAAATGTCGCTGAAGGGTCTTTGTGTTCCGGATCGTCTTTGCTACAATGCTTTGTTGGAGGTTATTTCGAAAAGTGGGTCGCTTCATTTGATGGAGATGAGGTTGAATGAAATGAAGGGTTTTGGTTGGGAGTTTGATAAGTATACGCTCATGCCTATTCTTGTTACTTATTGTAATGCTGGTAGATTTGATCAGGCTTTGAGTGTTTATAAGGAAATGGAGGAGAAAGGTTGGGTTGATGACCGCGTTTGTTCTATGATGGCGGTGTATTTTTCTAAATTGGGCAAGGTTGATAAGGCTTTTGAGATGGTGGAGAGAATGGGTGAACATGGAATGAAACTCACTGAGAAGACTTTTTGTGCTTTGATTCATGGGTTTGTCAAGGAGTCACGCGTTGATAAgggactccagatgtttgataaAATGCGACGGGAGAATGGTTTCACTCCTGATGTTTCCTTGTACAATGTTCTCATTGGAGGACTCTGCAAGATTAATGACAGTGACGGGGCTTTGAGTTTGCTTTCCGAGATGAAGGAATCTGGGGTGAAGCCGGATATTGGAATCTATACTAAATTGATATCATCTTTTTCGGATGATATAGGTATGCTTTCCAAGCTACTAAAAGAAATTCTGGAAAGGGAGGAAGATGAAAAAACTCTTGTTTTGATTTATAATGCCCTTTTGACTTGCTATGTGAATGATGGGTCGATGGGTGAAGCTTATCGACTTATTCAAATGATGATTCATAGCAAATCTAGTACTGAGGATGATGATGCGTCCCGGATGTATGCTTTCTCCAAAGTCACCGAGAGGTTGGTTTCCCCCAACATCACTTCCTTTAGCATTGTGATTGATGGCTCACTGAAAAATGATCAGCTGGACCTTGCCCTTAGTCTCTTTAATGATATGCGAAAAATTGCAGGTAAACCGACTATTTCTATTTACAACAATCTGATTGATAGTCTCTGCAAATCCAATAGATTGGAGGAGAGCTATGAGCTCTTGAGAGAGATGAGGGAATTAGGGGTTGAACCAACTCATTTCACTTACAACTCCCTTTATGGATGCATGTGTAAAAGAAAGGATGTCTCGGGAGCGTGCGATATGTTGAAGGAGATGGGTGCGCGTGGGCATGGACCATGGATAAAACACACTACCCTTCTTGTGAAAGAGCTATGTAATCACGGGAGGGTGATGGAAGCATGTGAGTTTCTTGATAACATGGTTCAGCAAGGCTTCCTTCCTGATATAGTTTCGTATTCTGCCGCAATTGCTGGCTTGGTCAACATTCAAGAAGTGGATGGTGCAATGAAAATATTCAGGGATTTGTGTTCTCGCGGCCACTGTCCGGATGTGGTTTGTTTTAACGTGTTGATAAGAGGGCTATGCAAAGCCGATAGATTAGCCGAGGCTGGAATTTTGTTCGATGAGCTTGTTGAGAGGGGTCTTTCTCCCTCAGTTGTTACCTACAATATGTTTATTGATTCATGGTGCAAAAACGGTTCTGTTGATAAAGCTATGGCACTTCTATTCAGAATGTGTGAAGAAGATAAGGAGCCTAATGTTATTACATACACAACTTTGGTGGACGGATTATGCAAAGCAGAAAGGCCTGATGATGCTCTCTTGCTCTGGAAGGAGATGGAAAAAAAAGGTTGCCCTCCAAATCGAATCGCTTTCATGGCACTTATTTATGGTCTTTGCAGCTGCTGTAGGCCAACTGAAGCCCTTTGTTATTTGCGCGAGATGGAACAAAAAGAAATGAAACCGGACTCCTTCATTTATATTGCATTGCTAAGTGCGTATTTATCTGATCTGAATTTGACATCTGCGTTTGAGATTTTCAAAGAGATGGTTGATTTAGAACTTTTTCCGAATCCCCTTGATAAAAACTACCCCATTGCAGTAGATGCAATTCAAAAGTTTTGTAAGGATCACAGAACATCCTCAGCCATTCAAGGTCTAATGGAAGAGGGGAAGATTCCTACACACACTGAGCTGTTGGAAGTAAAAGATTGATCAAAGGAAGTCAACCATTTTTTGCTATTGCCAGGTTTGGCACAGAAACATATGTACAGAAAAACGCATCTGTCACGCTCCGCTGATGTTTTGGCTACAAAGAGAATGTGAGCTCTAGAATTAATCTAAGTTTTATGTTGGTTGTCAAGTTGGTGATTAGAAATAGTCAAAGGGGGAATAAGTGCTATGGATTGGCTTCAGCATATTAAAAAGGATCAGAAGTGAAGAGTGTGCTTTTCTTATATTATGGTGCCATTTTTGTTCATGggataaaaataaatacaaattataATAGAGATAGAAGAACAATTAAAATAATTGTGACATATTTTCTTAGAAAAATGTATTAGGAAGAAAACAATTTTCGTGTATGCCGTTTTTTTTTTGGGTTACTTATGTATATACTGAAATTGGACTTCCACTCGTTGAGTTCTGTATATGTTGAAATTTGGACGGAGTGGTGTGCCTATTCCCAAGTAATATCATTACTCGCTGCTTGTGATAGCTTTAACTTGTGTTAAACTTAAACCTaatgataagtttttttttttattggtaAAAGAATAAGATAGGGAGTTAGTTAAACTGACACGTGAAATGTTTAACTACAAAGGAAAAACAATCAGAAACAAATTAAGAATCAAATATTATGAAactaacccaaaaaaaaaaactcttaatgGAACTGCCAAACTATAGAGTTACAGTTCACGAGAATTAGGTTAGACCTTAGACCGCCAATACCATTATCAACAGAACAGAAATCTTGAAATCTTGAAATATAGTCTCAGAAACAAAATCTTGAAACATAGTCTCAGAAACAAAATCTTGAAACATAGTCTCGGAAACAGGTATGAACACTTGAGTCGCCATTGCTTGAGCCACATGATAAGATTCTGAAGTCAGACAGAGAAAGAAGACGAATTCGCCACTGACCTGCCAAGAAACTAGTTAGAAAACTCTTTTTCTCCACCTCTTTCACATTTGTTGAAGAAATAGAGAAACGTTTATTTATGCTATATCTATATAGACTACACTACAACATGTCAAATCTTAGCTAACCCTGCCCTCATCTTAGCCATATTTCCTAAAGAGATAAAATTCAAAAAGAAATTTAGATTTCCTAAGAAGAACCATCTGCCACCTTTAACCACTCAAAAATTCTACACCACACCGAAGAAGCTAAATCACATATAACAAACAGATTAAGAGATTGATTCTAACAAACCTCACATAAAATACAAGAGACACTATCAGGGTCAACAATGACCTTTCGTTGAAATAGATTCTCAAAGGAACATATCTTGCAGAAGCTGACAAGAGAAAACCACTAAATTGAGAGATCATCTTTTCTGTACACAAAAAGAGACACTCCTTTCTATCTAGAGGAAATAAATGTTAAATTCGAAAATCCACCACCAGTCGATGAAAAAGTGATGAGGCCCCATGtctaactttgaaaattcacaccCAAGACCACATACACCCGAGATCACCCTCCATCTCCACTTGGCCAAAAGAGGTAAATTAACCATCCAAAGGTCTCTAACACCCAAACCCCCATTATTCTTAAGTTTACAAACACCACGCCACATAACCCATTAGATCTTAGAATCTTCCTTCACACCATCCTACAGAAACGTCCTTTGAAACCTAACTAATTTTTCTCATACCTTCactagtattttaaaaaaaatagaaaaaaagaaataacatTTAGAACATAATTAATTCACACCATCCCATAAAACGTCCTTTGAAACTTAACTAATTTTTCCCATACTTTCACCagtatttaaaaaaaagatagaaaaaatagaaataacaTTTAGAACATGATTAAAGAGGATCATTATCTCCTCATGCTAACATATCTATGATTTCAAGAATTGAGCCTCTTCTTCAACATGGTAACAAAGGTTTCCAAGTACCTTCAAACCTAGGGTTGCCTCCCATATGCATCTGAGGTACCTAAACGAGAAGTACCTTCAAACCTATGGTTGGCTCCCATATCTTGACTTTAGATAAGTAAGATCCACATTAAtcccaatcaaacttcttttagAAAAATTAACCTGGAGGCTTGAAGTAAGTTCGAAACCTCTCAGAATTGCTTTTACAGTCCACAAATTGTCAACTAAAGGATCTTGAATTTCAAAACTCTCAAAAACGCTCTCTTCCGCTTAAAAAAActggtctctctctctcttaatctGATCTGCCCCACCACGCAACGCAGGTTACGCAGCTATCTTGAAAGTCAAGTAAGAATATCTCACTCGGAAAAGCCAACTTAACCAATCTAATCTTCATCACCGCAACACAACACAACACTTTctcataaataaattaaaataattaaaaattaaaaagcaaAACCCACTTCAACACGCACTTCAAAAAACCTTCCAATAATCTTCACCCGTTATTATTCATAACAATTCACAATTAAATTCAAAACCCTTAACCTTCACTTCACCACCAACCGCCATGCCACTCCACCACATTCCCTCACCGTTCGGAGATCCGCCGCCGAATCTACCTTCATCGGACCTCCGTGAAACCGCCTACGAGATCCTCTTAGCCGCGTGCCGGAGCTCAGGTCCGAAGCCGTTGACATTCATTTCGCAGTCGGACAAGGGAGTTAGGGATCCGGCTGATCCGGCTCCGGCGCCTTCGCTGCACCGCTCGCGGACTTCGATTGCGGCTAGTAAGGTGAAGAAGGCGTTGGGACTCAAAACGTCGTCGTTGAAGAATAAGCGTCCGGTGACGACTGGGGAAGTTGTGAGACTGCAGATGAGAATCTCTGAACAGAGTGATAGTAGGATTCGAAGAGCGCTTCTCAGAATTGCTGCTGCTCAGGTTTCGATTctgttctttccttttctttttcgtttCATTTAGaagcttattcaatttctgtTTGAATATCATTAAGTACTACTATAGTAAGTGAAGAATCAtaagttgattttaattgaaaagCACTTATAAACCAGAAGCTTTTGCTTTGTTGTGACTTGTGACTTATTTACAAAATTTAAGTAGATAGGAATGTGATTCATACATGAATATTGAATATTGAATACAGTGAGTATTGAATCCAAGTAATCAGAAGTTCTATTGATTTTTGCTTAAGTAACTTCTTGAGGTTTttcaaatgatattttaatttcacACTATTCTAGAGCTGATATTGGACTTCCACTAGTTGACTTCTGCTTTTTTCTTTGGACTGAAGCTCGTTGACTTCGGTTGACTACTACCGTGATATGTTGAAATTTGGATGGACCTTCTCATTAGTATTCCTACGGTGTGCCTCAGCTCATCGATTACATGTTATTAATGTTTAGAATAGATAGTCTGTATTTCACTTTcttttattgtttgtttgttgATTAGTAAGTTGGATAAATTTCTAACCACTGGAAAAGGTTACACTTCATTCCGTTCCTTTATGATTGGGATTAAAAAAATTGGACCAAAATCTAAAATTTCAACTGGTTCATTTGTCTCCTTACATATGATTAATCACTAATGATAGCTTACTAGGTCTTTGTTCATGAAATTGAAATAGCTTGGAAGACGCATGGAGTTGGTTGTTCTTCCGTTAGAGCTTATACAACTGTTCAAGAATTCAGATTTTCCCAATCAACAAGAGTATGAAGCTTGGTTGAGAAGAAATTTGAAGGTTCTTGAAGCCGGGCTCCTCTTGCATCCTCACCTTCCATTAGATAAGGCAGACACCTCTGCGCAGAAACTCCGGCGCATAATTGGTGGAGCCATTGAGAAACCTATAAATTTTACAAGTAGTGGTGAATCAATGCAAACCCTCCGAAGTGTAGTTATGGTTCTTTCTTGCAGATCATTTGATGGGTCTGTTCCCGAGACATGTCATTGGGCGGACGGGTTTCCAATGAACCTTTGGATCTACCAAACTCTTTTAGAAGCTTGTTTTGATGGTCACATTGAAACCTGTGTGATAGACGAGGTTGATGAGGTCTTAGAGCTCGTTAAGAAGACCTGGCTTATTCTTGGAATCAATGAAACGCTACATAATATTTGTTTCACATGGGTCTTATTTCATAGATACGTCGTCACTCGTGAAGTAGAAAATGATCTGCTTTTTGCATCCTGTAATCTACTGGGGGAAGTTGAGAAAGATACTAAGGCCATGAAAGATCCTTCTTACTCAAAAATTTTGAGCTCCACATTGAATCTGATGTTGGGTTGGGCAGAGAAAAGGCTCATTGCCTACCATGATACTTTCCATAGTGGTAATATTGAATCCATGGAAAGCGTTGTATCTCTTGCTGCACTATCAGCAAAGATACTGGcagaagatatctctgatgagtATAATCGGAAGAAGAACCAAGCCGATGTAGCCTGCGCCAGAGTTGAAAATTATATTAGATCATCATTGCGTGCTGTTTTCATTCAGGCAAGTTCTATCACTCAAAGCTTCCTTTCAGATGGCACATACATATGATTATTTATGACATTTGTATACGGTATACTTTTCATACCATTTACCGTAATAGTATAAAGTCGTTGTTTTGCTCTACTATGGTGCTAATTACCTAATTTTGATGCCACTCATATGGCTTAACTCTCTAATCTCTTTTAAGGCAGAAAGTGGAGAAAGTGGACCCCAGAAAGCAtccatcaagaaaacaaaacaaacctTTTCCAACTCTTTCTGTCCTCGCACGAGACATTACTGAACTGGCTTTTGAGGAGAAAGACATATTTAGTCCTAAACTAAAGAGGTGGCATCCTCTTGCTGCTGGTGTTGCAGTTGCTACCCTTCATGTGTGTTATGGAAAGGAGTTGAAGAAATATGTTAAAGGTATCACCGAGCTGACACCAGATGCTATAGAAGTGTTGATGGCTGCTGACAAGTTGGAGAAAGAGCTGGTGCAGATAGCAGTGGAAGATTCTGTTGATAGTGAAGATGGTGGGAAATCCATTATAATGGAGATCCAACCTTATGAGGCAGAAGCTATAATTGCTAATCTTGTTAAGTCATGGATAAATATCAGAGTGGATAGACTGGTGGAATTGGTTGACAGAATTATGCATCAAGAGGTATGTCTAATCTTGTTGCTCAAAATCTTATCaagttatatatgtttttttaaattaaacacatcatttctcttttttattttcttcctgTATGATGATTTCAGATATTGTTAGATACTACCATTACTACGTTATTACTGCACAAGAACGTGGTTGTTGGCAAGtttaagatttgaaaataatttttaacttcatCATCCTTTGCTACAGGCATGGAATCCACAGGAAAATAAAGAAGGCTTTGCTCCTTCTGCAGTTCAAGTTCTACGTTTCATAGATGACACCGTGGAAGCTTTCTTCATGTTGCCCATATCCATGCACGCAGCTTTACTTCCTGAATTGATATCTGGTCTTGACAAATCTATCCAACAATACATTTTGAAAGCAAAATCCGGCTGCGGTAAATATTCCATGCATTAGTTAGCATTTTATTTACCAAATTGAGTTATTCAATCCTTGTATGACTAGGTTTTTCCCTTATGTTCTGCAGGGAACCGTAATACATTCATCCCGACTTTGCCTGATTTGACCAGGTGTTCAACAAAAGGAAAACATCACGGTGTATTCCGTAAAAAAGAAAAGCCACAAATGACTCAGAGGAGGAAAACCCTTGTTAGAACCACGAGTGATGATAACTCTTTCGATGTGCCCCACCTGTACGTTCGCATTAATACTATGCAGCGTATTCGCATGGAATTAGGGGTTCTGGAAAAGAGGATAGTTGCCAATCTTAGCAGCTCTAATTCCACCAACGAGGATGATATAGCAAACAGGGCGAGCTTCAAGCTTTCTGCAGTCGCTGCAGTGGAAGGTATCCGTCAACTCTGCGAGTGTATAGCATACAAAGCTATTTTCCAAAATCTATGTCACGTTCTTTGGGATGGTCTATATGTTGGAGAAGTTTCATCAGCCAGGATTGAGCCTTTTCTTCAAGAGCTTGAGCAATACTTAGAGATCATATCATCAACAGTACATGATAAAGTTAGAACACGAGTAATTATTGAAGTAATGCGGGCTTCTTTCGATGGGTTCCTGTTGGTTTTGTTGGCTGGAGGTTCATCTCGTGCTTTCTCTTTGCAAGATTCTATTGTAATAGAGGAAGATTTCAAGCTTCTGAGTGACTTGTTCTGGTCAAATGGGGATGGCTTACCGGCCGAATTAATCGAAAAACATTCTGCAACCGTTCGAGGTGTACTCCCCTTATTTCACACGGATACACAAAGCATAATTCAGCAATTTATCCAAATTACTAAGGAAATGTATGGCTCTTCGACTAAATCACGACTTCCATTGCCTCCAAAAGCAGATCAATGGAGGCCAAGAGAACCCGACACACTTCTGCGAGTTTTATGTTACAGGAATGATGAAGCAGCAGCCAAGTTCCTTAAGAAGAATTACAACTTGCCTACAAAAGTCTAACAAATTGATAACTAACCCCTTCGATATTTCACACCTTGCCTGCCACCTTATATATATATGGTGCTTTAGGAAATTTCCTTTAGTGAAGCATGAAGCTCTTAATCAGTGCCAGTCGTTTGATTGACTTTAGGAAATATATGGTGCTTTATGTTCAATAATGCTTAACAGTATCTTTGTACAGATATGAGATGATTCTTTGCTTGCTAATTTGTTGGCTTGTTACTGTTTCCAGCTTGTGTCAAAATGCAACGGTGTGATGATTTGGATGCAGAGaacattatttttcttatttccaACTGACTTGTTCAGTTATTTGTAAGGCactgtaatttatttatttttctacggCGAGTCGAGTTTGGCCATataaatctaattaaattatttattttgtgcAAGTTATATTTAGACACTATTTCCGTCTCTAATTATAAGATTTTGTTGAAATTTATCACTGTCCTTTATTTATaagattttaaacctattctaaatatatttaattttttttctgtaATCTATAATAAATGTTCTTGTATAAACATTAAGCATCTCTCCCTTttagaataataaatatattttatattttattcaactTTCTTAATTAGTGTGAGTCTTATATTAAGGGACCATTGACGGCGGCTATTGATCACAAATCACTATTTGTATGTATTTCAAGATGTAAAAAATGTTGGAAGTTTAATATTGTAagtgtaaaaaaaaaagtaaaaaaaacccATTTGTTCTATAACAAAAGGTGCGAGCTTGATAGTTTTCTCCATCAAAAGGTATTAGGCAATTCGGCAAGGTGATCCATTCTCTTCTTATTATTTTCTTTAGGTTAATGCATGTTATTGGAAGTTCTATGTAAGTGGAGAATCCTAGGTGTCTCGTCTCTTTCTTGCATGTTTTTTATTTCAGAGGTCATTATA is part of the Vicia villosa cultivar HV-30 ecotype Madison, WI linkage group LG2, Vvil1.0, whole genome shotgun sequence genome and encodes:
- the LOC131649182 gene encoding protein unc-13 homolog, coding for MPLHHIPSPFGDPPPNLPSSDLRETAYEILLAACRSSGPKPLTFISQSDKGVRDPADPAPAPSLHRSRTSIAASKVKKALGLKTSSLKNKRPVTTGEVVRLQMRISEQSDSRIRRALLRIAAAQLGRRMELVVLPLELIQLFKNSDFPNQQEYEAWLRRNLKVLEAGLLLHPHLPLDKADTSAQKLRRIIGGAIEKPINFTSSGESMQTLRSVVMVLSCRSFDGSVPETCHWADGFPMNLWIYQTLLEACFDGHIETCVIDEVDEVLELVKKTWLILGINETLHNICFTWVLFHRYVVTREVENDLLFASCNLLGEVEKDTKAMKDPSYSKILSSTLNLMLGWAEKRLIAYHDTFHSGNIESMESVVSLAALSAKILAEDISDEYNRKKNQADVACARVENYIRSSLRAVFIQAMEKVDPRKHPSRKQNKPFPTLSVLARDITELAFEEKDIFSPKLKRWHPLAAGVAVATLHVCYGKELKKYVKGITELTPDAIEVLMAADKLEKELVQIAVEDSVDSEDGGKSIIMEIQPYEAEAIIANLVKSWINIRVDRLVELVDRIMHQEAWNPQENKEGFAPSAVQVLRFIDDTVEAFFMLPISMHAALLPELISGLDKSIQQYILKAKSGCGNRNTFIPTLPDLTRCSTKGKHHGVFRKKEKPQMTQRRKTLVRTTSDDNSFDVPHLYVRINTMQRIRMELGVLEKRIVANLSSSNSTNEDDIANRASFKLSAVAAVEGIRQLCECIAYKAIFQNLCHVLWDGLYVGEVSSARIEPFLQELEQYLEIISSTVHDKVRTRVIIEVMRASFDGFLLVLLAGGSSRAFSLQDSIVIEEDFKLLSDLFWSNGDGLPAELIEKHSATVRGVLPLFHTDTQSIIQQFIQITKEMYGSSTKSRLPLPPKADQWRPREPDTLLRVLCYRNDEAAAKFLKKNYNLPTKV
- the LOC131649180 gene encoding putative pentatricopeptide repeat-containing protein At5g08310, mitochondrial is translated as MAFKTDKFKLTHYFFSSKLRYSSSAAETADSIVTIFTTKGPSAPELTNFSPSLTPHLVESVLTRLRSWRVAHNFFHWASNQHPYHHTSFTFNAIASILSRSHQTKPLVDLAKHLPNSSCSFTPGAFSFFLRCLGNLRLAQEAHHLFDEMSLKGLCVPDRLCYNALLEVISKSGSLHLMEMRLNEMKGFGWEFDKYTLMPILVTYCNAGRFDQALSVYKEMEEKGWVDDRVCSMMAVYFSKLGKVDKAFEMVERMGEHGMKLTEKTFCALIHGFVKESRVDKGLQMFDKMRRENGFTPDVSLYNVLIGGLCKINDSDGALSLLSEMKESGVKPDIGIYTKLISSFSDDIGMLSKLLKEILEREEDEKTLVLIYNALLTCYVNDGSMGEAYRLIQMMIHSKSSTEDDDASRMYAFSKVTERLVSPNITSFSIVIDGSLKNDQLDLALSLFNDMRKIAGKPTISIYNNLIDSLCKSNRLEESYELLREMRELGVEPTHFTYNSLYGCMCKRKDVSGACDMLKEMGARGHGPWIKHTTLLVKELCNHGRVMEACEFLDNMVQQGFLPDIVSYSAAIAGLVNIQEVDGAMKIFRDLCSRGHCPDVVCFNVLIRGLCKADRLAEAGILFDELVERGLSPSVVTYNMFIDSWCKNGSVDKAMALLFRMCEEDKEPNVITYTTLVDGLCKAERPDDALLLWKEMEKKGCPPNRIAFMALIYGLCSCCRPTEALCYLREMEQKEMKPDSFIYIALLSAYLSDLNLTSAFEIFKEMVDLELFPNPLDKNYPIAVDAIQKFCKDHRTSSAIQGLMEEGKIPTHTELLEVKD